One genomic segment of Flavobacteriales bacterium includes these proteins:
- a CDS encoding carboxypeptidase-like regulatory domain-containing protein, producing MKKNSLLFLLLFATVFHFSKAQTTRVKGKVVNENNEPMPFVNIKFKNSNVGTITDFDGKYSLETKWATDNLSASFIGYTTSTKTIEYNKPQTINFKLQSTSIKLAAVNIVEKKKLKYKNKGNPAVDLARMVIKNKDINQKHKLDYYEYSKYEKEEFDLNNFSEKIAEKKIMKNFQFVFENYVDTSEVNGKPFIPFFIRETLSKVFFRKNPETKKEILHGTKMSGSLNRMDNDGIGHIMQKLYSEIDIYQNQIELFGNQFPSPINDVGPVIYKYFIIDTVNVEGISCINLGFSPRSKTDFAFSGNMFVVNDSSYAVRKLEMGINKNINLNFVNDLKIEQNFKKVNNEIWMQSSNTIFIDYSFGERQTGIVGKKNTSFKDFVINKEAVDSIYSSRGDVIKSDQYKSTDFWQENRHEELNENEEGIYTMIDSIQNTKTFKIINETSSILTSGWINCNWYELGTVATFVSWNKIEGLKLRLGGRTTTVFNPKYQISGHIAMGLGDLRIKYLSGFNYSFNEDFLRFPQNRIYTSISRATQFPGQYSQSLDNDNFLHSFNSNASDKMILKHNFHFDYLKEFQSGFSFNILFDNNRLIPLGELIFIDGLGKYDKHINTDEVSLKLRYAPKQQFYQTKNQRRILKNKHTIVSINHTQGFTGFFNGEYNFSKSSLELGKRSYIPLLGYSDIEVEVGKFWGTAPFPILQIPIANQSLGYQFKSFNLMNYLEFINDEYITIQWNHFSKGAIFNKLPLIKKLKVREVIGLKALVGSLSDKNNPNLHPELLQFPENSNGEKTTHLMNRTPYIEVSAGITNVFKFIRIDIIKRISYLHDKYQISSAFGVRGMGIKFSAKFDF from the coding sequence ATGAAAAAAAATAGTCTTCTTTTTCTGCTTTTATTTGCTACTGTTTTTCATTTTTCTAAGGCGCAAACTACCAGAGTAAAAGGTAAAGTTGTTAATGAAAACAACGAGCCTATGCCCTTTGTAAATATTAAATTCAAAAACTCAAATGTCGGAACCATCACCGATTTTGATGGCAAATATTCTCTTGAGACAAAATGGGCAACAGATAATTTGAGCGCTTCTTTCATAGGATATACAACCTCAACAAAAACTATAGAATACAACAAACCTCAGACCATAAACTTTAAACTGCAATCAACATCAATAAAATTGGCTGCAGTAAATATTGTTGAAAAGAAAAAACTGAAGTATAAAAACAAAGGAAATCCTGCTGTAGACCTAGCACGAATGGTCATTAAAAATAAAGACATAAATCAGAAACATAAACTCGATTATTACGAATACAGCAAGTATGAAAAAGAAGAGTTCGACTTAAATAATTTCTCCGAAAAAATAGCCGAAAAGAAAATTATGAAAAATTTTCAATTCGTCTTTGAAAATTATGTAGACACCTCTGAAGTTAATGGCAAACCTTTTATCCCATTTTTTATAAGAGAAACCCTATCAAAAGTATTCTTCAGAAAAAATCCAGAAACTAAAAAAGAAATTCTTCATGGCACTAAAATGAGTGGCAGTCTAAATAGAATGGACAACGACGGCATAGGTCACATTATGCAAAAGTTATATTCTGAAATTGACATTTATCAAAACCAAATCGAACTGTTTGGCAATCAATTCCCTAGTCCAATAAACGATGTTGGACCTGTTATTTATAAGTATTTTATCATCGACACTGTAAATGTAGAAGGTATTTCATGCATTAATTTAGGATTTTCTCCTCGCTCAAAAACCGATTTTGCTTTCAGCGGAAATATGTTTGTAGTAAATGACAGCTCATATGCCGTGAGAAAATTGGAAATGGGGATAAATAAAAACATTAACCTCAACTTTGTTAATGATTTGAAAATCGAACAAAATTTCAAGAAAGTTAATAATGAAATATGGATGCAAAGCAGTAATACAATTTTCATTGACTATAGCTTTGGCGAAAGACAAACTGGAATTGTAGGCAAAAAGAACACCTCCTTTAAAGACTTTGTGATAAATAAAGAAGCCGTTGATTCTATATATAGTTCAAGAGGTGATGTTATAAAATCAGACCAATATAAAAGCACTGACTTCTGGCAAGAAAATAGACACGAAGAGTTAAATGAAAATGAGGAAGGTATTTATACCATGATTGATAGCATACAAAATACTAAAACATTTAAAATTATTAATGAGACTTCATCAATACTAACTTCAGGCTGGATCAATTGCAATTGGTATGAACTAGGTACTGTTGCCACATTTGTTAGTTGGAACAAAATCGAAGGACTTAAATTAAGATTGGGTGGTAGAACTACAACTGTATTTAACCCAAAATATCAAATCAGTGGACACATTGCTATGGGCTTGGGAGATTTAAGAATAAAATATTTATCAGGCTTTAATTATTCTTTTAATGAGGATTTTTTAAGATTTCCGCAGAATAGAATTTACACTTCCATTTCGAGAGCCACGCAATTCCCTGGGCAATACTCTCAGAGTTTAGATAACGATAATTTTCTTCACTCTTTTAATAGTAACGCTTCTGATAAAATGATATTAAAACATAACTTTCATTTTGACTACTTAAAAGAATTTCAGTCTGGGTTTTCTTTTAATATTCTTTTCGATAACAATCGACTAATACCCTTAGGCGAATTAATTTTTATCGATGGGCTTGGGAAATACGATAAACATATAAATACTGATGAGGTAAGTCTAAAGCTTAGATACGCCCCTAAACAGCAGTTTTATCAGACAAAAAATCAAAGACGAATTCTAAAAAACAAACATACTATAGTGAGCATAAATCATACTCAAGGTTTTACAGGCTTTTTTAATGGGGAGTATAATTTTTCAAAAAGTAGTTTGGAACTAGGCAAACGGTCATACATTCCCCTTTTGGGATATTCAGATATTGAGGTTGAAGTTGGTAAATTTTGGGGCACAGCGCCTTTTCCTATTTTACAAATCCCTATTGCAAACCAGTCCCTAGGTTATCAGTTTAAGTCCTTCAACCTTATGAACTATCTAGAATTCATAAACGATGAATACATAACCATTCAATGGAATCATTTCTCTAAAGGAGCTATTTTCAATAAGTTACCTTTGATAAAAAAGTTAAAAGTACGAGAGGTTATCGGGCTGAAAGCCCTCGTTGGTAGCTTAAGCGACAAAAACAACCCTAATCTACATCCTGAATTACTACAATTTCCTGAAAATAGTAATGGAGAAAAAACAACACATTTAATGAATCGTACACCTTACATTGAAGTAAGTGCTGGAATTACAAACGTATTTAAATTTATACGAATTGATATTATAAAACGGATAAGTTATCTACATGATAAATACCAAATCAGTAGTGCATTCGGAGTAAGGGGTATGGGAATAAAATTTAGCGCAAAATTCGACTTTTAG